Proteins from one Ciconia boyciana chromosome 26, ASM3463844v1, whole genome shotgun sequence genomic window:
- the LOC140644025 gene encoding protein S100-A8-like has protein sequence MSASIQATTTCPETRQFPGNCTLEMALKTVMDVYHHYSIGEGKPDFLSFNDFKKLLTEQAPIFLQACNRKNPNYLKNLFSETDLNKDREVAFEEFTMVLAKLSDDAHRLMHHQERCKPDKP, from the exons ATGTCTGCAAGCATCCAGGCCACAACCACCTGTCCTGAGACTCGGCAGTTCCCTGGAAACTGCACACTGGAGATGGCCCTGAAAACTGTTATGGATGTCTACCACCATTACAGCATCGGGGAGGGCAAGCCTGACTTCCTCAGCTTCAATGACTTCAAGAAACTGCTGACTGAACAGGCACCGATCTTCCTGCAAGCTTGC AACAGGAAGAATCCCAACTACCTGAAAAACCTCTTCAGTGAGACTGATTTAAATAAGGACAGAGAAGTGGCTTTTGAGGAGTTCACCATGGTCTTGGCCAAGCTGAGCGACGATGCCCATCGCCTCATGCACCACCAGGAGCGCTGTAAACCAGACAAGCCTTGA
- the LOC140644138 gene encoding protein S100-A12-like codes for MKTDLELALDCIINVYHQYAIKNPIDDYLNKDEFSALLKENAQPFLHNTVPPKTSIDDYISKLFIRADGNHNGRLKFTEFMTTLNRVFIDAHNRSHKHPAHPDAGHDHGHDHGHGP; via the exons ATGAAAACTGACCTGGAGCTCGCCTTGGACTGCATCATCAATGTCTACCACCAGTATGCCATTAAGAACCCCATAGACGACTACCTGAACAAAGATGAGTTCTCAGCGCTGCTGAAGGAGAACGCCCAGCCCTTCCTCCACAACACCGTGCCG cctaAGACGTCCATCGATGACTACATAAGCAAGCTCTTCATCAGAGCAGACGGCAACCACAACGGTCGCCTGAAGTTCACCGAGTTCATGACCACGCTGAATCGTGTATTCATTGATGCCCACAATAGGTCCCACAAGCATCCCGCCCATCCAGATGCTGGTCACGACCATGGCCATGACCACGGCCACGGTCCCTGA